One Porphyromonas pogonae genomic region harbors:
- the trxA gene encoding thioredoxin produces the protein MAKEITDANFEALKAEGKPMVVDFWATWCGPCRMVGPIIEELATEYEGKVIIGKVDVDANQTLPMQFGVRNIPTVLFIKNGEVVKKLVGAQNKDTFKKEIDALL, from the coding sequence ATGGCAAAGGAAATAACAGACGCGAATTTCGAAGCGCTCAAAGCTGAAGGTAAACCAATGGTAGTAGACTTCTGGGCTACATGGTGTGGTCCATGCCGCATGGTAGGTCCCATCATCGAAGAATTGGCTACTGAGTATGAAGGCAAAGTGATCATTGGTAAAGTGGATGTGGACGCTAACCAAACGCTACCAATGCAGTTTGGTGTACGTAATATCCCCACTGTGCTCTTTATCAAAAACGGCGAAGTGGTAAAGAAACTCGTAGGTGCGCAAAACAAAGATACTTTCAAGAAAGAGATTGACGCGTTGCTCTAA